Proteins encoded together in one Mycoplasma miroungirhinis window:
- the smpB gene encoding SsrA-binding protein, with protein sequence MKIIAKNKFSQAEYNIIDTYECGISLEGWEVKSIRQGNVNLKNAFCSIKDSEMWINNMHISQYMLVKADFERPRKLLLHKNEIYRIMSKKDQLSLQIIPSMIYWKENHIKIEILLVKHLKIHDKRQKIIKKEQDMKMKKILNYYK encoded by the coding sequence ATGAAAATCATTGCAAAAAATAAATTTTCTCAAGCTGAATATAACATCATAGATACATATGAATGTGGAATTAGTTTAGAAGGATGAGAAGTTAAAAGTATAAGACAAGGTAATGTCAATTTAAAAAATGCATTTTGTAGCATTAAAGATTCTGAAATGTGAATTAATAATATGCACATTTCACAATACATGTTAGTAAAAGCAGATTTTGAAAGACCGAGAAAATTGCTTTTACATAAAAATGAAATTTATCGAATAATGTCTAAAAAAGACCAATTATCATTACAAATTATTCCATCGATGATTTATTGAAAAGAAAATCATATTAAAATTGAAATTTTATTAGTAAAACATTTAAAAATTCATGACAAAAGACAAAAAATTATCAAAAAAGAGCAAGATATGAAAATGAAAAAGATACTTAACTATTATAAATAG
- a CDS encoding 16S rRNA (uracil(1498)-N(3))-methyltransferase yields MRFIVSNKHNDKYFDLSDDTLNHIKVARQKFKEFICVFENEFYICILENKKAKIISKLDLDHEYKNPVALAVPLIVAKNFELVLQKATELGVSDIYPFTSEFCQYKIDDFNKKMQRYNKIIFEASQQSFRNKVPFLHNCQKFGKILTLDYKNKYLAHEKSSAASLVSYPSGSLFVIGPEGGFSDTEVNLALQNNFKIIKLTKTILRAETACLYVLSRVNEN; encoded by the coding sequence ATGAGATTTATAGTATCTAACAAACATAATGATAAATATTTTGATTTATCTGATGACACACTAAACCATATTAAAGTAGCAAGACAAAAATTTAAAGAATTTATTTGTGTTTTTGAAAATGAATTTTATATTTGCATTTTAGAAAATAAAAAAGCTAAAATTATTTCTAAACTTGATTTAGATCATGAATATAAAAATCCAGTAGCTCTTGCAGTTCCTTTAATAGTTGCAAAAAATTTTGAATTAGTTTTACAAAAAGCAACTGAACTAGGTGTTAGTGATATATATCCATTTACAAGTGAGTTTTGTCAATATAAAATTGATGATTTTAATAAAAAAATGCAAAGATATAACAAAATAATTTTTGAGGCTAGCCAACAAAGTTTTAGAAATAAAGTACCTTTTTTACATAATTGCCAAAAATTTGGTAAAATATTAACACTAGATTATAAAAATAAATATCTAGCTCACGAAAAATCTAGCGCTGCAAGTTTAGTATCATATCCGAGTGGTAGTTTATTTGTAATTGGTCCCGAAGGTGGCTTTAGTGATACTGAAGTTAACCTTGCGCTGCAAAACAACTTTAAAATTATTAAACTCACAAAAACAATATTAAGAGCAGAAACAGCTTGCCTATATGTTTTAAGTAGAGTAAATGAAAATTAA
- the rplM gene encoding 50S ribosomal protein L13, with product MRQTTIIKHLEVEKKWYVIDAKDQVLGRLSAMVASILRGKNKPTFTPNVDMGDNVIIINAKEVVLTANKEQDKIYYSHSGYPGGLKKINAKNLRIKKPEALIENAVRGMLPHTKLGRKQFKNLYVYTGSEHKHEAQQPVQIEVK from the coding sequence ATGCGTCAAACTACAATTATAAAACACTTAGAAGTAGAAAAAAAATGATACGTAATTGATGCTAAAGACCAAGTTTTAGGACGTTTAAGCGCAATGGTTGCATCAATTTTAAGAGGTAAAAATAAACCTACATTTACTCCGAATGTTGATATGGGAGATAATGTTATCATTATAAATGCTAAAGAAGTTGTTCTTACAGCAAACAAAGAACAAGATAAAATTTACTATTCACATTCAGGATATCCTGGTGGATTGAAAAAAATTAATGCTAAAAATTTAAGAATTAAAAAACCAGAAGCTTTAATTGAAAATGCAGTTAGAGGAATGTTACCACACACAAAATTAGGAAGAAAACAATTTAAAAATTTATATGTATATACTGGTAGTGAACATAAACATGAAGCACAACAACCAGTTCAAATAGAGGTTAAATAA